In Moorena sp. SIOASIH, the following proteins share a genomic window:
- a CDS encoding pentapeptide repeat-containing protein: protein MPKLLKTSQQDIDIIANKIYNNRKITGVISTKIEDRYKAEKIAKNPLTLIVFECYQPFINLLKLENKFLKPVLEYLKRFALLEILGLVGNLFIVVGVIVFIDGEENRRKSEIYQAWQVITAAYNQPGSGGRKQALEFLNSEPRRSPWFWLTWNRESLAGLEAPKAYLVRVKLLNANLAYANLQEANLWQANLQRSSLWQANLQEANLQEANLQENSLVGVNFQKAKLAYVNLQKSNLNGANLQKALLYKANLQKAILGDANLVEADLVGANLVKANLGSANLQEADLQEADLQEVNLWEANLQETSLVRVNLQKANLRNANLQKADLRAANLQEANLPYANLQKADLRAANLQEANLIYANLQEANLDQANLKNALYSDENTSESVCK, encoded by the coding sequence ATGCCCAAGCTATTAAAAACTTCTCAGCAAGATATTGATATAATAGCTAATAAAATTTATAATAACCGTAAAATCACAGGTGTAATATCAACTAAAATAGAAGATAGATATAAAGCTGAGAAAATTGCTAAAAACCCTTTAACATTAATAGTATTTGAGTGTTATCAGCCATTTATAAATTTACTGAAATTAGAAAATAAGTTTTTAAAACCAGTTTTAGAATACCTCAAGAGGTTTGCACTGCTAGAAATTTTAGGACTTGTCGGTAATCTATTTATAGTTGTTGGTGTAATTGTCTTTATTGATGGTGAGGAAAATCGACGAAAGAGTGAGATTTATCAAGCATGGCAAGTAATAACAGCAGCTTATAATCAACCTGGTAGTGGCGGTAGAAAACAAGCTCTGGAATTCCTAAACTCAGAACCTAGACGTAGTCCCTGGTTTTGGTTGACCTGGAATCGAGAAAGTTTAGCAGGTTTAGAAGCTCCAAAAGCTTATTTAGTAAGAGTTAAACTCTTGAATGCTAACCTAGCTTATGCTAATTTACAGGAAGCTAATTTATGGCAAGCTAATTTACAGAGATCTAGTTTATGGCAAGCTAATTTACAGGAAGCTAATTTACAGGAAGCTAATTTACAGGAAAATAGTTTAGTAGGAGTTAATTTCCAGAAAGCTAAATTAGCTTATGTTAATTTACAGAAATCCAATTTAAATGGTGCTAATTTACAAAAAGCTCTTTTATATAAAGCTAATTTACAAAAAGCTATATTAGGTGATGCTAATTTAGTGGAAGCTGATTTAGTAGGAGCTAATTTAGTGAAAGCTAATTTAGGTAGTGCTAATTTACAAGAAGCTGATTTACAAGAAGCTGATTTACAAGAAGTTAATTTATGGGAAGCTAATTTACAGGAAACTAGCTTAGTGAGAGTTAATTTACAGAAAGCTAATTTACGTAATGCTAATTTACAGAAAGCAGATCTTAGAGCAGCTAATTTACAGGAAGCTAATTTACCTTATGCTAATTTACAAAAAGCAGATCTTAGAGCAGCTAATTTACAGGAAGCTAATCTAATTTATGCTAACTTACAGGAAGCTAATCTAGATCAAGCTAATTTAAAAAACGCACTTTATTCAGACGAAAACACATCGGAGTCTGTATGTAAATAA
- the panB gene encoding 3-methyl-2-oxobutanoate hydroxymethyltransferase — MAVTIKQLNQWKQQERQIVVLTAADYAIAQLLDEAGVDIIMVGDSLAMVTLGYSTTLPVTLEEMIHHTKAVCRGVKRALVVSDLPFLSYQESPQQAIHSAGRVLKETGAVAVKLEGGYPAMAETVARLTAVGIPVMGHVGLTPQSIHLLGLRQQGKTAETGERILQDAIALEQAGAFAIVLEHIPPDLARSITQKLTIPTIGIGAGPHCDGQVLVTADLLGLSERQPPFAKSYVNLRQVITQAVQEFSTEIRSGEFPKDP; from the coding sequence ATGGCAGTTACTATCAAGCAGTTGAATCAATGGAAACAACAGGAGCGGCAGATTGTGGTGCTGACTGCTGCGGATTATGCGATCGCTCAGCTGTTGGATGAAGCGGGAGTAGACATAATCATGGTCGGGGATTCTCTAGCAATGGTTACGCTGGGTTACTCGACAACGCTGCCAGTGACCCTTGAGGAAATGATTCACCATACCAAAGCGGTGTGTCGGGGTGTTAAACGGGCATTAGTCGTTTCTGATTTGCCGTTTTTGAGTTATCAGGAAAGTCCTCAGCAGGCAATCCACTCTGCCGGTCGAGTGTTAAAGGAAACTGGAGCAGTGGCAGTGAAGTTGGAGGGAGGATACCCTGCCATGGCTGAAACTGTGGCCAGACTTACCGCTGTGGGAATTCCGGTGATGGGTCATGTGGGTTTAACACCGCAGTCTATTCATCTGCTAGGTTTACGGCAACAAGGAAAAACAGCGGAAACTGGGGAGCGGATTTTGCAGGATGCGATCGCATTGGAGCAAGCTGGTGCCTTTGCTATTGTTTTAGAACATATTCCACCGGATTTAGCAAGGTCAATTACACAAAAATTAACTATTCCCACCATTGGCATTGGAGCCGGACCACACTGTGATGGGCAGGTGTTAGTGACAGCGGATTTACTAGGGCTTTCCGAGCGCCAGCCACCCTTTGCGAAGTCTTATGTTAATTTGCGCCAGGTAATTACCCAAGCCGTGCAGGAGTTTAGTACAGAGATTCGTTCTGGAGAATTTCCAAAAGACCCATAA
- the hpsU gene encoding hormogonium polysaccharide biosynthesis acetyltransferase HpsU produces the protein MTNDLSKLPALDLAPLVDLRQYDQSWFDRGRPGWFILLWWLVQAIAFPLSPHNFNGFRRWLLQIFGAKIGTNVIIRPTARFTYPWKVEVGDYSWIGDDVVFYSLDRIRIGSHCVISQKCYLCTGSHDMKDPAFGLITSEINIGNGAWIAADCFIAPGVHIGANAVIGVRSSVLSNIPEQQVCWGIPARPRYRREIEEIGSRE, from the coding sequence ATGACTAATGACTTAAGTAAACTACCAGCTTTAGATTTAGCACCTTTAGTTGATTTACGCCAGTACGACCAATCTTGGTTTGACCGAGGACGTCCGGGCTGGTTCATCTTACTCTGGTGGTTGGTGCAAGCGATCGCATTTCCCTTAAGTCCTCATAACTTCAATGGCTTCCGCCGATGGCTGCTACAAATATTTGGAGCCAAAATTGGTACTAATGTCATCATTCGACCCACTGCTCGTTTTACTTACCCGTGGAAAGTAGAAGTTGGTGACTATAGTTGGATTGGGGATGATGTGGTTTTCTACAGCTTGGATAGAATTCGCATTGGTAGTCATTGCGTGATTTCTCAAAAATGTTACCTCTGTACTGGTAGCCACGATATGAAAGACCCAGCCTTTGGTTTAATCACATCTGAGATTAATATTGGTAACGGAGCCTGGATTGCCGCCGATTGCTTCATTGCGCCCGGTGTCCACATTGGAGCCAATGCTGTAATTGGTGTTCGCAGCAGTGTTTTGAGTAATATCCCAGAGCAGCAAGTATGCTGGGGAATACCAGCACGTCCCCGCTATCGACGGGAAATCGAGGAGATAGGGAGTAGGGAGTAG
- a CDS encoding glycosyltransferase family 2 protein — translation MSEPLISAIICTHNREEYLGAAIDSLLQQDFADYEVIVVDNASSDRTSNIVDQRLDNSRLNYVYEPVLGLSVARNTGAATAGAAILAYLDDDAVASPRWLKTIYEAYQSNEKLAIAGGKVTLLWPDGITSPSWLSPDLAGNLGAYDLGDSLIEIQNPGLTPRGLNYSIRRTFLEKIGGFDVNLGRVGKNLLSNEELHMTELALQDGWQVAYLPDALVAHNVAPERINKRWFLNRGWWQGISECYREQLVGRAGTAQLLRGGERMMRGIYKSLKHFRNPALRFDNFVYAYGQIGYLSAVIKGMLQSSKSSLSHNQSSN, via the coding sequence ATGTCAGAGCCTCTAATTTCTGCCATCATCTGCACCCACAATCGCGAAGAATATTTGGGTGCCGCCATTGATAGCTTGCTACAGCAGGATTTTGCCGATTATGAAGTAATTGTGGTCGATAATGCCTCAAGCGATCGCACCAGTAACATAGTTGACCAACGCTTGGACAACTCTCGACTAAACTATGTTTATGAACCCGTACTTGGTTTATCCGTGGCTCGTAACACCGGGGCAGCCACTGCCGGTGCTGCTATTTTAGCTTATCTGGATGATGATGCGGTTGCCAGTCCCCGTTGGCTTAAGACAATTTATGAAGCTTATCAAAGTAACGAGAAACTGGCAATTGCTGGTGGTAAAGTTACCCTATTGTGGCCAGATGGCATTACCTCTCCCTCCTGGTTGTCACCAGACCTAGCCGGAAATTTGGGAGCTTATGACCTAGGTGATTCCCTAATTGAGATCCAAAATCCTGGTTTGACTCCCAGAGGTTTAAATTACTCGATCAGGCGGACTTTCCTGGAGAAAATCGGTGGTTTTGATGTCAATTTAGGTCGTGTGGGGAAAAATTTGTTATCTAATGAAGAGTTACATATGACAGAATTAGCTCTCCAGGATGGTTGGCAAGTTGCTTATCTACCTGATGCTCTAGTGGCTCACAATGTTGCCCCAGAACGAATCAATAAACGTTGGTTTTTGAATCGTGGTTGGTGGCAAGGTATTAGCGAGTGTTACCGTGAACAATTGGTTGGTCGTGCTGGTACTGCCCAATTGTTACGGGGAGGTGAACGAATGATGCGAGGGATTTACAAATCCTTGAAGCACTTCCGCAATCCAGCTCTGCGCTTTGATAATTTCGTTTATGCCTATGGTCAAATCGGTTATCTGAGTGCAGTAATTAAAGGAATGCTACAGAGCAGCAAATCCTCTCTATCCCACAACCAGTCCAGTAATTAA
- a CDS encoding glycosyltransferase family 2 protein: protein MKSPNTKLPVSVLIPAKNEEANLPACLESVNRADEVFVVDSQSSDRSIEIVEEYGANLVQFYFDGFWPKKKNWSLDNLKFRNQWVLIVDCDERITPELWDEIAVAIKNHDYNGYYINRRVFFLGKWIRFGGKYPDWNLRLFKHEKGRYENLKTEGIPNTGDNEVHEHVVLQGKAGYLENDMLHIDFKDIYHWLERHNRYSNWEARVYLNLLTGKDDSGTIGGNLFGDAVQRKRFLKKIWVRLPFKPILRFILFYFIQLGFLDGKAGYIYGRLLSQYEYQIGVKLYELQKFSGKLNVQKTEPAQTPVTPKPSVVSPNP, encoded by the coding sequence ATGAAATCCCCTAACACTAAACTTCCGGTTTCAGTTCTAATTCCAGCCAAAAATGAAGAGGCTAATTTACCCGCTTGTCTTGAGAGTGTTAATAGAGCGGATGAAGTGTTTGTTGTTGATTCCCAAAGCAGCGATCGCTCCATTGAAATTGTGGAAGAATACGGTGCAAACCTAGTTCAATTCTATTTTGATGGGTTTTGGCCTAAAAAGAAGAACTGGAGTTTAGACAATCTTAAGTTCCGCAATCAATGGGTATTAATTGTTGATTGTGACGAGCGCATTACTCCAGAACTTTGGGATGAGATTGCTGTGGCAATAAAAAATCATGATTATAACGGCTACTATATCAATCGTAGAGTATTCTTCCTAGGGAAATGGATTCGCTTTGGTGGCAAATATCCAGACTGGAATCTACGGTTGTTTAAGCACGAAAAAGGTCGCTACGAAAACCTAAAAACGGAAGGAATTCCCAATACTGGAGACAACGAAGTCCATGAACACGTTGTCCTACAAGGCAAAGCTGGCTATCTTGAAAATGATATGCTGCACATTGATTTTAAGGACATTTATCATTGGCTAGAACGGCACAATCGCTACTCCAATTGGGAAGCTCGTGTCTATCTGAATCTACTAACAGGTAAAGATGACTCTGGCACCATCGGGGGAAATCTGTTTGGAGACGCCGTGCAGCGTAAGCGGTTTCTGAAAAAAATCTGGGTTCGACTACCGTTTAAACCAATACTGCGGTTTATTTTGTTTTACTTTATACAGCTGGGCTTTTTAGATGGAAAAGCTGGGTACATTTATGGACGCCTGTTGAGTCAGTATGAATATCAAATTGGTGTCAAACTCTATGAGTTACAAAAGTTTAGCGGTAAGCTGAATGTACAAAAAACTGAACCAGCACAGACACCAGTAACGCCAAAGCCATCCGTTGTCTCTCCAAATCCCTGA
- a CDS encoding glutathione S-transferase family protein: protein MATGMLLNGKWTNEVYQQDPQGRFMRNPTKFRNWIRADGSTDYKPASGRYHLYISYACPWAHRTLIMRTLKGLEEAITLSIVDPLMDKDGWEFSNGPGCIPDTVNGARYLREVYIKADPNCTGRVTVPVLWDKETGTIVNNESREIIRMFDLEFDGIAQSDISFYPDNLREEIDKTIDAIYQPINNGVYRAGFATTQQAYEEGITELFDALDYWEGVLGKQPYLCGDRITEADWCMFTTLLRFDSVYYVHFKCNWQRILDYPNLWNYLKNLYHQPGLKETCNIDHIKQHYYRSHPFINPSGIVPKGPQISFSD from the coding sequence ATGGCCACAGGGATGCTCCTTAACGGCAAATGGACTAACGAAGTCTATCAGCAAGACCCCCAAGGACGATTCATGCGTAATCCCACCAAATTCCGTAATTGGATTCGTGCTGATGGCTCCACAGACTATAAACCAGCCTCTGGACGCTACCATCTCTACATTTCCTATGCTTGTCCCTGGGCGCACCGCACTTTGATTATGCGAACCTTAAAGGGATTGGAGGAAGCGATTACCCTGTCCATTGTTGACCCATTGATGGATAAAGATGGATGGGAATTTTCCAATGGGCCTGGTTGTATCCCTGATACAGTCAATGGTGCTCGCTATCTGCGGGAAGTTTATATAAAAGCTGACCCTAACTGTACCGGACGGGTGACGGTTCCAGTACTTTGGGATAAGGAAACTGGCACAATTGTTAATAATGAATCCCGTGAGATTATTCGGATGTTTGACCTAGAGTTCGACGGGATTGCCCAGTCGGATATCAGCTTTTATCCAGATAATTTACGGGAAGAGATTGATAAAACCATTGATGCCATTTACCAACCTATTAATAATGGTGTGTATCGAGCCGGATTCGCTACTACTCAGCAAGCCTATGAAGAAGGAATAACCGAACTGTTTGATGCCCTTGACTATTGGGAAGGGGTGTTAGGTAAACAGCCTTATCTCTGTGGCGATCGCATTACAGAAGCTGATTGGTGTATGTTTACCACTCTGCTACGCTTTGACTCAGTTTACTACGTCCATTTCAAATGTAATTGGCAACGAATTCTCGATTATCCCAATTTGTGGAATTATCTCAAAAACCTTTATCATCAGCCAGGGTTAAAGGAAACCTGTAATATTGACCACATTAAGCAGCATTATTATAGGAGTCATCCCTTTATTAATCCCTCTGGAATTGTACCAAAAGGACCACAAATTAGTTTTAGTGATTAA